A window from Mus caroli chromosome 2, CAROLI_EIJ_v1.1, whole genome shotgun sequence encodes these proteins:
- the Fam166a gene encoding protein FAM166A translates to MTATQKHNLFTPEPHYIPGYAGFYPQLRYQVGNTYGRTTARLLTDPSVQKSPCSVLSPMTKPKFIEDFSKPKPPWIPCRDLREPYIPHYTSLKPYKNFEILGQLPSQDVDTQGQPQVENRQGPLTAGFMPYPPYPACPPGRKGEARDLGHPGLLLAYGEEAWKDAAPLQDTPGKNNQLYHCRRDEYLPPHPPQETLDVGRFQRLPQLDHPNLIQRKAISGYAGFVPRFAWVMGMNYRDGVTQAMDDFDKNQFVFRHPVCALGERLPRTHWPNTAIYRSQGLIPFYMGFIPSMQDNYALTFGNSTRRAYQKELDRRSHTL, encoded by the exons ATGACAGCTACACAGAAACACAACCTCTTCACTCCAGAACCCCACTACATCCCTGG TTATGCTGGTTTCTATCCTCAACTGCGCTACCAGGTAGGAAACACCTATGGCCGCACCACTGCACGGTTGCTCACAGATCCCAGCGTACAGAAGAGCCCCTGCTCTGTTCTGTCACCTATGACCAAGCCCAAGTTCATTGAGGACTTCAGCAAACCCAAGCCACCATGGATTCCCTGCAGGGACCTGAGAGAGCCTTACATCCCCCACTATACCA GTCTGAAACCCTACAAGAATTTTGAGATCCTAGGCCAGCTCCCAAGCCAGGATGTGGACACCCAGGGGCAGCCACAAGTAGAGAACAGACAGGGACCACTGACTGCAGGCTTCATGCCTTATCCACCCTACCCAGCATGCCCCCCAGGCAGAAAGGGGGAAGCTAGAGACCTGGGCCATCCAGGTCTACTGCTGGCATATGGGGAAGAGGCTTGGAAGGATGCAGCACCTCTTCAGGATACCCCAGGGAAGAACAACCAG ctataccactgcaGGAGGGATGAGTACCTGCCTCCGCATCCCCCACAGGAGACACTAGATGTAGGCAGATTTCAACGACTGCCCCAGCTAGACCACCCCAACCTAATCCAACGCAAGGCCATCTCAG gcTATGCCGGCTTCGTCCCCCGGTTTGCCTGGGTAATGGGGATGAATTACCGTGATGGCGTCACACAAGCTATGGATGACTTTGACAAGAACCAG TTCGTGTTCAGACACCCAGTCTGTGCCCTGGGTGAAAGGCTGCCTAGGACCCACTGGCCAAACACTGCCATCTATAGAAGCCAAGGCCTGATTCCTTTCTACATGGGCTTTATCCCAT CCATGCAGGACAACTATGCACTGACATTCGGTAACAGCACCCGAAGAGCCTATCAGAAGGAACTGGACAGGCGAAGCCACACACTATGA
- the Tubb4b gene encoding tubulin beta-4B chain translates to MREIVHLQAGQCGNQIGAKFWEVISDEHGIDPTGTYHGDSDLQLERINVYYNEATGGKYVPRAVLVDLEPGTMDSVRSGPFGQIFRPDNFVFGQSGAGNNWAKGHYTEGAELVDSVLDVVRKEAESCDCLQGFQLTHSLGGGTGSGMGTLLISKIREEYPDRIMNTFSVVPSPKVSDTVVEPYNATLSVHQLVENTDETYCIDNEALYDICFRTLKLTTPTYGDLNHLVSATMSGVTTCLRFPGQLNADLRKLAVNMVPFPRLHFFMPGFAPLTSRGSQQYRALTVPELTQQMFDAKNMMAACDPRHGRYLTVAAVFRGRMSMKEVDEQMLNVQNKNSSYFVEWIPNNVKTAVCDIPPRGLKMSATFIGNSTAIQELFKRISEQFTAMFRRKAFLHWYTGEGMDEMEFTEAESNMNDLVSEYQQYQDATAEEEGEFEEEAEEEVA, encoded by the exons ATGAGGGAGATCGTGCACCTGCAGGCTGGGCAGTGCGGCAACCAGATTGGCGCCAAG TTCTGGGAGGTAATCAGCGACGAGCATGGCATTGATCCCACTGGCACGTACCACGGAGATAGCGACCTCCAGCTGGAGCGCATCAACGTGTACTACAACGAAGCCACCG GTGGCAAGTATGTGCCCCGCGCCGTGCTCGTGGACTTGGAGCCCGGCACCATGGACTCGGTGCGTTCAGGGCCCTTCGGGCAGATCTTCAGACCTGATAACTTCGTCTTTG gtcagagtggggctGGGAACAACTGGGCCAAGGGGCACTACACAGAAGGTGCAGAGCTGGTTGACTCCGTGTTGGACGTtgtgagaaaggaagctgagagctGTGACTGCCTGCAGGGCTTCCAGCTGACCCACTCCCTGGGTGGGGGGACTGGGTCTGGGATGGGTACCCTCCTTATCAGCAAGATCCGGGAGGAGTACCCAGACAGAATCATGAACACCTTCAGTGTGGTACCTTCCCCCAAGGTGTCGGACACAGTGGTTGAGCCCTACAATGCCACCCTTTCAGTCCACCAGCTGGTTGAAAACACAGATGAGACCTATTGTATTGATAATGAAGCACTCTATGACATCTGCTTCAGAACCCTAAAGCTGACCACACCCACTTACGGTGACCTGAACCATCTAGTGTCCGCCACCATGAGTGGGGTAACCACTTGCCTGCGATTCCCTGGCCAGCTAAATGCTGACCTGCGGAAACTGGCTGTAAATATGGTGCCCTTCCCTCGCCTGCACTTCTTCATGCCTGGTTTTGCCCCCTTGACCAGCCGGGGAAGCCAGCAGTACCGTGCCCTGACAGTTCCTGAGCTCACCCAGCAGATGTTTGATGCCAAGAACATGATGGCTGCCTGTGATCCAAGACATGGGCGCTACTTGACTGTGGCTGCCGTGTTCAGGGGCCGCATGTCTATGAAGGAGGTGGACGAACAGATGCTTAATGTCCAAAACAAGAACAGCAGCTACTTTGTTGAGTGGATCCCCAACAATGTGAAGACAGCTGTCTGTGACATTCCACCTCGGGGCCTAAAAATGTCCGCCACCTTCATTGGCAACAGCACCGCTATTCAGGAGCTGTTCAAACGCATCTCTGAGCAGTTCACAGCCATGTTCCGACGCAAGGCCTTCCTACACTGGTACACGGGTGAGGGCATGGATGAGATGGAGTTCACCGAGGCTGAGAGCAACATGAACGACCTGGTGTCCGAGTACCAGCAGTACCAGGACGCTAcagctgaggaagagggagagtttgaggaggaggctgaggaggaggtggCTTAG